From Peptoanaerobacter stomatis, one genomic window encodes:
- a CDS encoding motility associated factor glycosyltransferase family protein, whose translation MDVFYELCKNSELQTVKIEYEQNGEVIKKYLHSKYDPIKEAKQWASSVYDEEDKVYIVYGGGLLYHIMALHDIIDNEEDKIIVFEPIQELYEKNKDIDFLKENTNVVYTNEFNENLVVALFSKNIRSMHYNKSNIHIFTSYDTFDCSKQLTIYNALKIFKSDVYLSYNTTHVRKEWVIENFIKNYRFIKSNSIINDFKDVFEGMTAVIVSAGPSLDKNINDLIGHENDVVIFTGGRPLKALLNAGIKPHFNLSVDMMPENYELYKRYDILNADVPLISSVENQYLITQNYKGKKIFADLSGLEKNLAQEWYEEDIDSVFTKGSVATLQLSTAIYMGCKKIIFIGQDLAYSDDKKHSSLASDVDNTVEESDNKLYVKGNYQDKILSRADLNYFRIAIQDYIREYAPGDCEFINATEGGAFIEGTKICTLKESLKNTDTKGIDIRKKINYLLLKEQNISDYKKIDEKLSSLLEDMEAILKLSKKGLSVSNKLRAIEGYYGNNKYLEQLDKIDEKLKKYKIAYNFVIRYTASLSISVEGKKSKSIKDILNNTKKMYEDINDITQMYIKYLKEELEIIKKLKLNH comes from the coding sequence ATGGATGTATTTTATGAACTATGTAAAAACAGTGAGTTACAAACGGTAAAAATAGAATATGAACAAAATGGAGAAGTTATAAAAAAATATCTCCATAGCAAATATGACCCTATAAAAGAAGCTAAACAATGGGCAAGTTCAGTATATGATGAAGAAGATAAGGTTTATATAGTCTATGGTGGAGGCCTATTATATCATATAATGGCATTACATGATATAATAGATAATGAAGAAGACAAGATAATAGTTTTTGAGCCTATACAAGAATTATATGAAAAAAATAAAGATATAGATTTTTTAAAAGAAAATACAAATGTAGTTTATACAAATGAATTTAATGAAAACTTAGTTGTAGCATTATTTTCAAAAAATATACGCTCTATGCATTATAATAAGAGCAATATTCATATATTTACATCATATGATACTTTTGACTGTTCTAAACAGCTTACTATTTATAATGCTTTAAAAATATTTAAATCAGATGTATATTTATCATATAATACAACACATGTAAGAAAAGAATGGGTTATTGAGAATTTTATAAAAAATTACAGATTTATAAAAAGTAACAGTATAATAAATGATTTTAAAGATGTATTTGAAGGTATGACAGCAGTTATAGTTTCAGCAGGACCTTCTCTTGATAAAAATATAAATGATCTTATAGGACATGAAAATGATGTAGTAATATTTACAGGAGGTAGACCTTTAAAGGCTCTTTTAAATGCAGGAATAAAACCTCATTTTAATTTATCTGTTGATATGATGCCGGAAAATTATGAGTTGTATAAAAGATACGATATATTAAATGCAGATGTTCCGCTCATATCTTCAGTAGAAAATCAATATCTAATAACACAAAATTATAAAGGTAAAAAAATATTTGCAGATTTAAGTGGATTAGAAAAAAATTTGGCGCAAGAGTGGTATGAAGAAGATATAGACAGTGTTTTTACTAAAGGAAGTGTAGCCACATTGCAATTATCAACAGCTATATATATGGGTTGTAAAAAGATAATATTCATAGGACAAGATTTGGCATATTCAGATGATAAAAAACACAGCTCTTTAGCCTCAGATGTAGATAATACTGTTGAAGAGAGCGATAATAAATTATATGTAAAAGGCAATTATCAAGATAAAATATTATCCAGAGCAGATTTGAATTATTTTAGAATTGCAATACAAGACTATATAAGAGAATATGCGCCTGGCGATTGTGAATTCATAAATGCAACTGAAGGTGGAGCTTTTATAGAGGGAACTAAAATATGTACATTAAAAGAGTCATTGAAAAATACAGATACAAAAGGTATTGATATAAGAAAAAAAATTAATTACCTATTGTTAAAAGAACAAAATATTTCAGACTATAAGAAAATAGATGAAAAGCTTTCATCACTTTTGGAAGATATGGAAGCCATATTAAAGCTTTCAAAAAAAGGATTGAGTGTATCTAATAAGTTAAGAGCTATTGAAGGGTATTACGGCAATAATAAGTATTTGGAACAATTAGACAAAATAGATGAAAAACTAAAAAAATATAAAATTGCTTATAATTTTGTCATAAGATATACAGCATCTTTATCTATAAGTGTTGAAGGAAAAAAATCCAAGTCAATAAAAGATATATTAAACAATACAAAAAAAATGTATGAAGATATAAATGATATTACACAAATGTATATAAAATATTTAAAAGAAGAGTTAGAAATTATAAAAAAATTGAAATTAAATCATTAA